Part of the Sulfobacillus acidophilus DSM 10332 genome, CGCCTTGGAAGTGGAAAATGCGCTGGCGGATTTTCCCGGTATTCGGCAAGCCGCCATTGTGCCGATACCGGATGAGCGATTAGGGGAGCGCGCCCTTCTGATGGTGTCTTTAGGGGAGGCGCGTTCGTTGACGCTGGACGACATTCGCCGCCATCTGGAGCAAAAAGGGGTGGCTCGGTATAAATGGCCGGAATTTTTGGAGATCCGGGAAGCATTACCGACGACCCCGACAGGAAAAATTTCCAAAGCCCGCCTACAGGAAGAGTTAGCCGTGCGCGTGCGTGATTAACCTGCCGGGACAAGCCTAAGGGATAAGCCATGATTATTAAGGGAGGAAAGAAGTCTTATGAGCGCGCGTATTGCGCCTAAGCGCCCGGAAACCATTTTGGCCCGTTTAGATCGTATTTCGGTTTGGTCGTTGCCCTATCTCTTTATTGGGGTCATCGGCGTCGGATTCTTATTTACCTTTTATGACATTTTCAATATTAATGTGTCGTTTATCGAAACCTGTGGGGCGATCGTTCCCCATTGTACGCCGGTCAGCGCGACCAATTATCTGGGGTTACCCGTGCTCTTGAACCTGGTCGGCTATGTGGTGGGTTCACTGTCGTTGAGCCCATTGGCGGACCGGTTTGGCCGTCGCGACATGTTATTGGTGACCATGCTTATTACCGGTTTGGGGTCTTTGTGGACGGCAACGACCCACTCGTATGCCATGTTTACGTTGGCGCGGGCGGTCACCGGCATCGGGATTGGGGCGGATTTGGCTATCGTCAACACCTATATTAACGAAGTGGCTCCCCGGGAAGGCCGGGCACGGTATACCGCTCTCATCTTTATCATGTCCGCCCTAGGGGCATTCTTAGGCATCTGGCTCGGGTTGTTGCTGACCACGCCGCCTACTCCGTTTCCGTTAGGTTTGCCGTTTGCTGTTGCGGGTCCTCATTTTGCCGACGGATGGCGTGATATGTACTACCTGGGCGCTATATTGGCCTTGGTCGGGGTGGTGTTTCGGGTGCAAATGCCGGAATCCCCGCGTTGGTTGATTTCTCGTGGGCGAATCGACGAGGCGGATGCCATCGTCCGCACCATGGAAGAACGGGCCGAGCGCCATGGTCCGTTGGGGCCTATCGGGCCCGAGCCGACCTTGGTGAAAAACGAGGCGCCGATTCCCTATAAAGCGATCTTTGCCGATCCGCTCTATCGGAATCGCACGTTCTTTTTGTTGGCGATGTGGCTTTTGGGTTATGTGACGGTCTACGGCTACGGTAACGGTTTTACCACCTTTTTGGTCTCCATGCACTATGCTCCTCCGGAAGCCGGCTTAATTGCCGCCTTTGGGACCATCGGGTTTATTTTGTCGGCCGTGATGGCCTTTCTCTGGGGCGAAAAAATGGAACGGAAGTACTGGTTAATTGCATCGGTGGCGGTTCTTTTGGTCGGTTCGGTGCTGATTGCGGAAGCCGGCAATCATTTGGGATTAAGCGTCGTCGGTGCGATGTTGATTTTCTTCGGGTTTAATCTCTGGGTGCCGATTGCCTACGCCTGGTCCACCGAACACTATCCGACACGGGCTCGTGCGACCGGGTTTGCCTTGGTCGACGGTATCGGCCACATCGGCGGCGGGCTAGGGGTAATGTTTTTACTGCCGGTGGTGACTCAATTACCGGTGTTGCCGGCCTTCCTCATCATCAGCGGGTTTTTGTTGGCGGGCGCGATTATTGCCCAATTTGGGCTTCATACGCGAGGCGCATCGCTGGACCACATTTCGCCCTAAAGACGGCAGTTTTTTATTAGCCCGGCCGAGTGCCGGGCTTTTGTCTTTTGAGTCGTTCGCGCTATGATGGTGCTACGACGATGAAGGAGGGCACCGGTGACTAAACAAGCCCTGATTTTGATTGATTTGCAACAGGATTATTTTGAGGGGGGTGCCTATCCCTTAGTGCATCCCGAACCGGCTTTATCGGAGGCGCGGAAAGTTCTCGACGCCTTTCGCAGCCGAAAGCTGCCCGTCATGCATATTCGCCATGAGTCGATTCGACCGGGCGCGACCTTTTTTCTTCCGGGCACGTCCGGCGCCGCGATTCATCCCTTAGTGGCTCCGGAAGGAAACGAACCCGTCCTGACAAAACATTATCCCAATGCGTTTCGCGGTACGGCTCTTTCTGAATGGCTCGCCGAAGGGGCTATTCGGCATTTGGTGATTGTCGGGATGATGACCCACATGTGCGTGGATTCGACGGTCCGGGCAGCCTTTGACGAAGGATACCGAGTGACCGTGCTGGGAGATGCGACCGCGACCCGGCCGATTGATCCGGTACCGGCGGAATGGGTACAACAAGCGTTCTTGGGCTCTTGGAAAGGCACTTTTGCCGACGTGGTCACGACCGAGCGGTTTCTTGCGACACTCCACTAATGGGATTCCGGCTGAATTCGGTAGACTGTACCGCGGAACAAGGCGACTAATTCGCCGGGTTCCGTGGTCACCGTGACGGTATAGACGGCGACCCGACGACGGAGTGCCGCTTCCTCGCATTGTGCCACAATCGTCTCGCCGGCACGGGCAGCGCGGACAAAGGTCATGGAGGTGTCCAATGCAACCGCCGGAATGCCGTGAATATTGCTGGCGCGGGCGAATACGGCATCGGCAAGGGAAAAAATGACGCCGCCATGGGCGGTCTGATGTTCGTTTTGGTGGCGCTCGGTGAGCGTTAAATGGGCTTTGACAAATCCCGGACGGGCTTCATCTATCACAATACCTAACGCATCGCTGAAGATATCACGGGCCATCGTGGCGAGTTCTCTCCCTATGCTGAGAATAAAGTCATTTTCTCTATACTCGGGATTTCCGGTGTGATTGTCAACGAAGGCCGTGACGTGATCACGGGCCTTCGGGGACGTTCTCTCGTGATGCGAGCGTCTTAAATGAGACCTTGACGGTGAGCCATAACCGCGGCCGCACACGATTTTTGGCCCCGAGCCGCTCCATAATATGATTGACGTGCAGCTTCACCGTTTGAAATGGCGATCAAGCCCGAAGACCTTCACCACCATGGGGCAATTGACACGCTCCGACTGCTGATTAACGTGTTATGGTCTAGTTGCCAGCAAAGGCGAGGGGCGATGCTGAAAGAATTATGGAACGTTGTTCCGAGCCCGGAAGGCCGGCCTTCCTCACCAGCCAGAAAAGGAATCAAACCCTCCTGAGTTTTTACACTGACTTTTTAATGGAAATGGGAAATACGGCAATCGTCCCGATTGCCGAAACCCGGATTCGCCTTCCGATGCGGTCCTCGCGGGATTCAAGATCCCGTTTGTCATACGCATGCAGACCCGAATCAAACCCCCTACCGGTGGGAATGGCAAGGTACTACCTGGGGATTTTTTACCCGCGGCTGTCTACAAGCATTTAAAGCCAAGTCGGAAGCGTATGCTTTGGTCGAAGGAGGGTTTGCATGAAACAATACCAGGGCGAACTAATTCTCGAGGCGCCGATGGTCAACGTTCGCCGACTCATTTTGGATCCTGAGCGGGTAGCCCAGTGTATTCCCGATGTGTTGGAATCTCGCGTCGAGGATAGTCGGCGAATTACGGCGAAAATCAAAGTCGGGATTGGCCCCTTACGGGCGATTATGGAGGTTACCGGGGTGATTGAGGACGGTGGCGTCGACCATGCGCGGCTCACCATTACCGGCGGCGGCATGGGCAGTCGCGTAGATATGGTTAATCACATGACCTTGTCAGCCGGCGAGCGGACGAATACGACGGTCTTGCGATGGTCGAGTGCCGTTTCGGTGAATGGCCCGATTGCTTCTCTGGGAGGCCGGCTCTTGGATGCCTATGTGCAAAAGACCACCCAAGCGGTATTTGCCCGTATCCAGGAACTGGCCCAAACGGAGGCGGTGGGCTAGTAGAGACGGTATCCGACTGGATGACTCGTTTGGCTGACACCGGTTACGTGGCGGATCAGAAGGTGGCGGCCATGGTTTATTTGGCGGAGAAGTTGGGCCGTCCATTATTGGTCGAGGGGCCGGCCGGTGTCGGTAAAACGCGTTGGCGCGGGCGATTACCGACACCTTATCATCCGGACTATGGGAGCTGGACGCAACGCTTGTTCATTCGATGGCAAACGGTAGGATTTTCCCAAAATCCGCCGACCGGATTTCGCATCGATTGGCCTCGCACCATACGCCTCGGCTTTCGGCATGCAGGGGAGGTAGTGCGGTTTGAACACGCTCATTTACGGCCTCGGCTGCCCTCCGTCCTCTGGGTGATTGATGTGTCCGGTTCGATGAGAACCTATACCCCGTTTTTTCTCGGGTTGGCTTGGCATTTGGCCCGAGTGGGTACCCCGGTGCATGCTCTCTTAAGTGCCACCGAGTCGCTTTGGGTGACGCCCCTTCTTCGGCGGTGGCGTCCCGGCCAAGGCCCGTGGGCTCACCCCGGGGTGCTTGGCGGCGGTACCCGATTAGGGCAGGCATTGGAGCGAGTCGTTAGGGATTTTGGATCCCACATCGACGGCTCCACGATTGTGGTTATCGTCTCCGATGGGTTTGACACGGGGAAGCTGGACATCCTTCACCGTCATCTGGCATGGATCCGGCAAAGAGCTCGCATTATCTGGATGAATCCTTTGTTGTCGGTTCCCGGATATATACCGCAATCCCAGGCCTTGCAAGTCGCTTTGCCGTTGGTGACCGAGCATGTGGGGATTTGGGGGACAATTCGTCGTGGATTCGATATTGTCAAAGCGAATTTGATTGACGAAGTTCGGTGTCTTTTTATATTCTACTGTCATATAATCATAGGACACTAGGGAGGTGGCTGATGCGGATCGACGAAGATTTATTGTGGCCGGTTCACCGGCAGCTGGCCATGCAATTAAAAGCGGCCATTGAAGACGGCACCTATCAACCCGGAGAACGTCTCCCAAGCGTTCGGGAGTGGGCGACTCTCTTGCGAATCAATCGGAACACGGTGGTCAAGGCGTACCAATGGCTTGAAGCGGCGGGATATGTGACGGGGGAATCCGGGCGCGGGTATTTCGCTCAACTGCCGGCTCGCCCGTTGTTAACCGAGCGGGATCGTCAATGGATAAAAGAGATTCTCCTTCGCTTACGAGATGGGGAAACCGATCCGGTAGTCTTTGCCCAGGAGTTGTTGGCCCGGGCGTTAACCGCCTCGGTGCGGATCCCGAAAGTGGCAGTGGTGGAATGTACGGTCTTCCAATCTCGGCTGTTAGCCAAAGATTTAAGCCAGATATTGGCCATACCCGTCGACGGACTGACGTTGGAAGAACTTGAGCGCCTGGAGACGGGGGCTCTACAGGGGTATACGGTTTTCGTCACTACCTTTCAGCATGTTGAGGAGGTTAAAGAACGGGTACCCGGTCGAGCCGGGGATGTCTTGCCCGGTTTGTTAACCGCCCATATGGAAACGTTGAAGAAGCTGAAGCAAGTATCGAAGCACGAGCGAGTCGGAGTTGCCTGTACCCATTGGGAAGGGACCGCCCGCCTGCGGGAGGTGGTACTGGAGGCGGGATTTGCTGCCGATACCATTATCGAAGCCGCCGGAGAAGATCCCGCGTCCTTACCCCGATTACTCGAGGATACGGCTTTGGTCATCGCCGCATCGCCGGTTGCCGAGATTTTATTGGCGTTTCGGCCGGATGCGCCGGTGGTGGTGGACGATCGGACGTTTGCCGATGCCGTCGTTCACATGATCCGGGACCGATTGGGAATGAAGGAGACATCATGACAACGTTAAAAAAGGTTTTGACCTGGCAAGACGGGGCCGCTTTTGCCGTGACCGCCGTTATGGGGACCGGGATTTTGATTTTGCCCGCCTTAACCGCCGATATGGCGGGGCCGGCGGCATTGATTGCTTGGGGCCTTATGGGAATTTTGGTGGTCCCGATGGCTTGGACGCTGGGGGATTTGGCGGTTCTCCATCCCGCCGCGGATGGGATTGCCGGATATGTGCGTCACGCGTTTGGCGACCGTTGGGCACGATTGGTGGGCTACCTCTATTTAGGCACGGTGCCCCTGGGGGCGCCGGCCGCCGCCTTAATTGGGATGGGCTATGTGACCCGGTTTTTTCATTGGGGGGCTTTTTGGGGGATTCTGGGCGCTCTGATGATGTTGGTCGTGGCATTAACGGTCAATGCTTTAGGGGTCGAATTATCCGGCCGGACGGCGAACGGGGTGGTCGTAGCCATTATGATTTTAGTGGCCAGTGCGATAGGGTTCGCGATCCCGCATCGGGCGGCGCATCCTTACACGCCGTTTGCCCCGCACGGCTGGGTGCCTGTAGGCACCGCTTTTGCCCTTTTATATTGGGCCTTTATCGGCTGGGAAATGGTCGGCCATATGGCGGAGGAATTTCATCATCCCCGGCGTGATCTCCCAAAGGCCCTCTTGGCTTCCTTGGTGGTGATTGACTGCCTCTATTTGGGGGTCGCCTGGGTAACGGTTCGGACGCATACCTATGGGCTGATGGCCACCGGGGACGGACTAGCCCGCTTGGTGGGTCTGGGACTTGGTTCGGTCGGAGCGTTGTGGGCCGTTCTGACCGCCCTTTTTATCACCTACGGAAGCATTCACACCTATGTTGCGGGCTTTTCCCGTTTGGTCTACGCCCAGGCTCGTGCAGGGGATTTGCCGGCTTATTTCGCGGAACTTCACCCACGTTGGCGTACGCCGGTGCGCGTGTTCATTGCATTGGCCATCCCGTTTCTTGGGGTGCTCGGTTGGGACGCCCTCCGTCCCTTTTCTCTTAATGCGCTCATTAGCTGGCCTTCGGCTATGTTTATCGCCCTCTATATTTTGGCCATGGCTGCCGGCTGGCGGCTGGCCTCCCGTCGGACCGCCAAAATACGAGCTGCTAGTGGTTTGTTGTTAAGCCTCGTCGCGTTGGGCTTTTTGGGCTGGGCGGCTCTTTTTCCTCTGATCGTGATTGTTGTGGGGTGGCGGGGCCACAAAAACCGCCTAATAGTGGCCGAATCATGAGTGGAGACGGTCCCTGGGAATCGAACCCAGCCTCGTGACCGATCACGAGACACCCGGTTTGCAGCCGAGGGAGCACGCCAGTGCCCGTTGACCGTCATCGATTGGATTATACGAAAAACGTATAATGATATTAATCGATATGCAGTTAACGCATGACACATATAATCGAACACGCCATTGATGATCGCACGCCACGGCCTAGCCTCCCAAACTCTCAGGAGGTGGCGAAATCACCGCTGCAGCAGAATTGAAGGGGCAGCGTGAACAGTCGATAAAATTTTTAGCGGCCCCCGGCAAAAGGGGCCGCTGGTGATTCTATATGGCTAGAGTGGCAGGATCTTTTTGTCAAATATCTCCAGGGGAATGCCGATTGAAACACAGGCGTTGGGGATGTCCACGATACCACCGATGCGCCCTTCTACCGGGGCTGCACCCAAGAGAATGTAGGCTTGTTCCGGGGTAAAGCCAAAGTTGGTCAAATACCGAATGGCATTTAAGCTGGCTTGGCGGTAGGCGACCGTAGCATCCAGATAATAATTGGTCTCCTTCTCAACCGATATACCTTCGAACATAAGGTACTCCGAGTATCGGGGTTCAACCGGCCCCGGCTTAAAGATGGGACTGGTAATGCCGTACTTGGCCATGCCACCCTTAATTAAATCAACCCCGAGGTCAATCCAACCGGCCATCTCGATGGCACCACAGAACGTAATTTCGCCATCACCCTGGGAAAAGTGTAGATCTCCCACGGATAGGAGGGCATCTTGGACATACACCGGGAAAAAGATACGGGTACCGCGCGACAGGTTCTTGATATCGACGTTGCCGCCATGTTCCCGCGGCGGAATGGTACGAGCCGCTTCTCGCGCGACACGGGACCGGTGTTCGGAACTCAGGGTGCCTAGAACGGCATTCTCTTCGATGGGAGGCAAAGCCAACGGGGGGACGCGTTCGGGATTGGTAGCTATCAAGGCTTTTTCCCGGGCGTTCCATTTGGCCAAGAGTTCATGGGAAGGGGCACAACCAATCAGTCCGGGATGGCTTAACCCGGCGAATTTCACGCCCGGGATGTGGCGGGATGTGGCATAGATGCCGTGAAAATCCCAGACGGCCTTATAGGCTTTCGGAAAGTAGTCGGTCAAAAAGCCGCCGCCGTTTTCTTTGGAAAAAATTCCGGTATAGCCCCAGGACAACAAGGGACCCAGATCGAGGATATCGACCACTAAGAGATCGCCCGGCTCGGCGCCTTTGATGGCAAACGGGCCACTCAACACGTGGGCTCGGGTGAGATCGACCGTTTCAATATCATGGGCGTCATCGGTATTGAGAATTTGGCCATCGGTCCATTCTTGACATTCGACCCGAAAGTCCTCGCCGGGGTTAACCCCCACTTCGGCGGGGATGTCCGGATGCCACCGGTTGTGACCGGGCAAATCCCATTCGGCCATGGGTTTATCCAACTCAGCTTTAAAGAGTACACGGGGCATGGGGTGATTCCTCCTGTTTTAAAGGGTGTGAATGACGGGTCGGGCGTTCATGGACGTTTTGCACATTTCGTGGCAGGAACCTTCAAGGCTGCAGCAAAGGGAGCAAACGATACCGCCGTGATGTGGGCAATCCAGCGTGTCGAGCGCTTCGTATTCAAAACTGCAGGAGGTGCAGGTCACGAGATGAGTCGCTTTTTCTGAGGCGGTTTGGGGTTCCCGAGCAATGTAATATTTGCCTTGGGTCACCTGAGCAATGATGGGGGCCGTGACAAAGGATACGATGAGTGACAGGAAGGCGGAAAATGCCTGCAACAAGGGTCCGAACACCCCAAAAAAGGCGGCGATGGAAATTGCGGAGGCGATCAGCATGGCGCCAAAACCGACCGGGTTGAAATTATACAGGTGGCCCCGTTTGAATTCGATGTACGAGGGGCTCACCTTCATGAAGGGTTTAATAATCACCAGGTCGGATACGACGGCTCCAATCCAGGCTACTGCGACATTGGAATAAAATCCGAGAATCGAATTCAAGAAGCCAAAAACGTTCAGTTCCATCAGGGTTAGGGCAATCCCGACGTTGAACACGAGCCAGACAACCCTCCCCGGATGCGCATGGAAAATCCGGGAAAAGAAGTTAGACCAGGAAAGCGACCCGGAATAAGCGTTGGTCACGTTGATTTTAATTTGTGACAAGATGACGAAAAAGGTCGCAATGGCGAGGCCCATGGCAGCATCCGGGATCCAGAGCTTTAACGCATGCAGGTACATTTGAATGGGCTCGTCCGCTTTGGCCAATCCGACAATGGGAGCGATGAAAGAAGCGAGGACAGACCCGCCGATTTGTTTGGCGGCTCCCAGAATGACCCATCCGGGGCCGGCAAATAGAACGGCTAACCACCATTGGAACGACCGTCGGGACGTCTTATCCGGCATAAACCGCAAGTAGTCGACTTGCTCACCGATTTGGGCGATTAACGACAGCACCACCCCGGCCGCCGATCCAAAGAGAATCGGGCTGAAATGCAAACTGCCGGGCGTACTGCCGGCAAAGTGTGCCCAAGCCACAAAAGCGTGTGGATCTTTGGTCATCAGCACAATCAAGGGCAACACCAAGAGCGCTAACCAGAGCGGCTGGGTCCAGACTTGCAGTTTGGAAAGGAAGGTCATACCGTAAATCACCAAGGGAATGATCCCGATGGCGGCGATTAGGTACGCTAGCCATAGAGGCCACCCGAAGGTCAGGTTCAATGCTTGGCCCATCACCGACCCTTCAAGGGAAAAGTAGATAAAGGTAAACGATGCGTACACAAGCGACGTTAACGTAGAGCCGTAATACCCAAAACCGGCTCCCCGGGTCAAGAGGTCCATATCAATGTTATATTTCGCGGAATAGTAGGCAATAGGGATGCCGGTGAGGAAAATCACGATGCCGGCCGCGATAATCGCCCAGAGGGCGTTGGAAAAGCCGTAGGTTAAGGTAATCGAGCCACCAATGGCGAAGTCGGCCAGGTAGGCGATGCCACCGAGGGCGGCCGTAGCCACCGCATATTCACTCCAGCGCCTGAACGCTTTTGGGGCATAGCGTAGCGCATAATCTTCCATGACCGGGTTATTCACGAACGTGTTAAACACGCGCCGCTGCGATTTTGACGGCGGTTTAGCCGTTTCCGTACTCATCATTAGACCTCCTTTGGCGTTCACGCGGTAATGAGTTAAAAGACTCTCCCGTAGAGGGGGATTCCGGGGGTCGTTCAGCCGTTTTGTGTGGTCAGGGATGCGCAGTCAATCTATCAAGTCGTGTAATGTATGGCAATAGATCTAACATATATTTGGAGTAAAGGATAAAAAATGATTGACAGATAAGTTATTGGATTGTGGTTTGTTGGCAAGTTCCTTGACCACTCAAACTATTGCCGGAGAGCTTGAACGATGGGTTAATGCAGAATACAAAAAGGGGACCGGGGGATTGTCGGATTACACCATGGTATTTCTCGTTTTGGTCGGGTATCGTAAGACCAACGTCGCAAGGATGTTATGTTTTAAGTTAGAGCTTACATCCAAGCGATGCGGGCAAATTGAATAATCTAAAGTTTGCTAGGGTTCCGCTAGATACTAGGTCTGGTCCAAGAGCAAACGGCTTTCACAAAGCCACACGGAAGGATAAAAGCCTGGGAGATCTCACCATGACGTGGTCGTGGTCGTCTCTCGGGCTTTTGTGATCGAGAAAGGAGCAATTCGATGGACCCATTATGGCGTTATACGCTGAGACCTGGCGGGAAATGGTCGGGAATTATTCGGCGCGGTATGCAGATGCGTTTCACCGCAATGGGGCCGGGCGCCAATCTCTCGGTACTGCTCTATCATGCGAGAAATCGCCAAGAGCGGTACAACATGCCGGATACGCTTAAGGCCCAGCATACGGTTTTTCTCACCCGAGGAAATGTCTTAATGAGTGATAACGGGCGAGTATTAGCCAGTATCATAGATGACCGGGTGGGGTGGCATGACACCATCAGCGGCTACAGCGACCGACGCCAGATCGACGAACAATATGGCCTGACGACTTTTCAATCCCATCGGAACGACTGGTTGCGCAGTGGTCAAGAAAACTTTGCCATGGAATTAGTGCGGCACGGTCTGAGCCTGAGGGATTTGGTCCCACCCGTCAATCTCTTTGCTAAAGTGACCGTTGATGAAACAGGGCAGATGATCTTTCATCCCCATCATGCCCTTGCGGGTTCCGAGGTGTGGCTGCGAACGGAAATGGATGTGTTGATGGTGCTGTCGAACACGCCGAATCCTCTCGATCGGCGGACCGTCTATCCTTCCGTGCCCATTGCCTTAGAAGTGAGACCGGCATCTCCCGTCACCGAAGAGGACTTTTGTGTGACGTACTGTCCGGAAAACCGACGGGCTTTTGAAAATACCTGGGAGTATTACCGGTTGCAGGAATTCGTGGGTGCAAAGGAGTGAGGGACGTGGCATTGGTGGAGAGTCCTCGGGATATACGGCGGGCCGTCTATGATCAGGTTTTACCGTCTGGTGAGGGGTGGATGTATACCTTAAATGCCGGACAATACTTCAGAATTGTGGATTTGGAAGGTAATCAAGCGGTAGATACGTTATTTTATGATGCGAACAATCCGGAGGACCATTACAGTGCGGTGAAAACCATGGCTGGCCAACAAAATATTTATCTCACGACGGGGTCGGTACTGCGGAGTGAATCGGGCAACCCGTTATTGGAGATTGTGGCGGACACTTGCGGTCGGCACGATACATTGGGCGGGGCCTGCTCGGCTCAAAGTAATGGCGTGCGATATGATCGGTCACTGGAGTGGATGCACAATTGCCGGGATACCTTTATGTTGCAACTGTCTCGGCACGAGACGGGCCTAGGGAAGCGGGATTTAGCTCCCAACATCAATTTCTTTATGAATGTGCCGGTGACGCCAGACGGCGGATTGGAATTTCAAGACGGCATTTCTGCTCCCGGGCGCTATGTTGAGTTAAAGGCATTACGCCCTGTCCTTGTTCTCATCAGCAACTGCCCACAGATGAATAATCCTTGCAACGCGTATAATCCGACACCTGTTCGGTTGGTCATCTGGAATCCGGAGGAGGGAGCCGATGTTTCGTAAAGTGCTCATTGCCAACCGCGGAGCGATCGCGGTGCGCATTGAACGAACGCTACGTCGAATGGGAATTCCTTCAGTGGCTCTTTATACCACTGCCGATCAGGATAGTCGACACGTGGAGCTCGCCGACGAAGCCGTGTGGATTGGAGATGGACCGGCCCAAGACAGTTACCTGGACGGTGAGCGCATTTTAGACATTGCGGCGGCTTACGGCGTCGACGCCATTCACCCCGGGTATGGTTTTCTCAGTGAGAATGCGGCCTTTGCACGCCGCTGCCAAGCCCGTCATATTACTTTTATTGGTCCGACACCCGAACAAATCGAGCTGTTTGGACAAAAACACCGAGCGCGAGAGGTCGCAATGGCGGTTGGGGCACCGGTGGTGCCGGGTTCGCCGTTAGTGCACTCCGTAGAAGAGGCCCTCCTGGCGGCCGAGGCGATGGGGTATCCCGTGATGTTAAAAGCCACGGCGGGGGGTGGCGGCATCGGGATGCAAATTTGCGACGACGAAATGGCCCTCCGGCAGGCATTTGATTCCGTCGGGCGGGTTGCGGAAACTCATTTTCGGGATGCCGGAGTCTTTCTCGAAAAATATATTGCCCGCGGCCGGCATATTGAGGTGCAGATTTTTGGCACAGAGACCGGCGAGGTGGTGACATTAGGTGAACGGGACTGCTCGATTCAACGGCGCAACCAAAAAATTCTCGAGGAAAGCCCTGCACCCTACTTAACCCCTGATCTCCGGAACAAAATGGCGGCGGCGGCAAAGCGATTGGCGGAGGCCGTGCACTACCGGAATGCCGGCACCGTCGAATTTATTCTCGACGCAACAACTGGTGAATTCTATTTGTTAGAAGTGAATACTCGGCTGCAGGTAGAGCATGGGGTTACGGAAGAAGTGCTCGGCATTGATTTGGTCGAGTGGATGATTTTGGAAGCCGCCCATAATCTCTGTCATTTAAGTGATCGCGTACCGAAGCCGGTCGGCCACAGTATCGAGGTGCGCCTTTACGCCGAAGACGCCGGGCATCAATTTCGTCCTAGTACCGGCACAATCGATGCGGTCCAATGGCCTGAAGACGCGCGAGTCGAAACGTGGATTCAAAACGGGGTGACGGTTACGC contains:
- a CDS encoding isochorismatase hydrolase (PFAM: Isochorismatase family~COGs: COG1335 Amidase related to nicotinamidase~InterPro IPR000868~KEGG: dvm:DvMF_2236 isochorismatase hydrolase~PFAM: Isochorismatase-like~SPTR: Isochorismatase hydrolase), whose amino-acid sequence is MTKQALILIDLQQDYFEGGAYPLVHPEPALSEARKVLDAFRSRKLPVMHIRHESIRPGATFFLPGTSGAAIHPLVAPEGNEPVLTKHYPNAFRGTALSEWLAEGAIRHLVIVGMMTHMCVDSTVRAAFDEGYRVTVLGDATATRPIDPVPAEWVQQAFLGSWKGTFADVVTTERFLATLH
- a CDS encoding phenylacetic acid degradation protein PaaD (PFAM: Thioesterase superfamily~TIGRFAM: uncharacterized domain 1; phenylacetic acid degradation protein PaaD~COGs: COG2050 Uncharacterized protein possibly involved in aromatic compounds catabolism~InterPro IPR003736:IPR011973:IPR006683~KEGG: hma:rrnB0244 phenylacetic acid degradation protein PaaI~PFAM: Thioesterase superfamily~SPTR: Thioesterase superfamily protein;~TIGRFAM: Phenylacetic acid degradation protein PaaD; Phenylacetic acid degradation-related protein), with translation MARDIFSDALGIVIDEARPGFVKAHLTLTERHQNEHQTAHGGVIFSLADAVFARASNIHGIPAVALDTSMTFVRAARAGETIVAQCEEAALRRRVAVYTVTVTTEPGELVALFRGTVYRIQPESH
- a CDS encoding carbon monoxide dehydrogenase subunit G (PFAM: Carbon monoxide dehydrogenase subunit G (CoxG)~COGs: COG3427 conserved hypothetical protein~InterPro IPR010419~KEGG: msv:Mesil_2694 carbon monoxide dehydrogenase subunit G~PFAM: Carbon monoxide dehydrogenase subunit G~SPTR: Carbon monoxide dehydrogenase subunit G) — encoded protein: MKQYQGELILEAPMVNVRRLILDPERVAQCIPDVLESRVEDSRRITAKIKVGIGPLRAIMEVTGVIEDGGVDHARLTITGGGMGSRVDMVNHMTLSAGERTNTTVLRWSSAVSVNGPIASLGGRLLDAYVQKTTQAVFARIQELAQTEAVG
- a CDS encoding major facilitator superfamily MFS_1 (PFAM: Sugar (and other) transporter~InterPro IPR011701~KEGG: amv:ACMV_08110 putative major facilitator superfamily transporter~PFAM: Major facilitator superfamily MFS-1~SPTR: Major facilitator superfamily MFS_1): MSARIAPKRPETILARLDRISVWSLPYLFIGVIGVGFLFTFYDIFNINVSFIETCGAIVPHCTPVSATNYLGLPVLLNLVGYVVGSLSLSPLADRFGRRDMLLVTMLITGLGSLWTATTHSYAMFTLARAVTGIGIGADLAIVNTYINEVAPREGRARYTALIFIMSALGAFLGIWLGLLLTTPPTPFPLGLPFAVAGPHFADGWRDMYYLGAILALVGVVFRVQMPESPRWLISRGRIDEADAIVRTMEERAERHGPLGPIGPEPTLVKNEAPIPYKAIFADPLYRNRTFFLLAMWLLGYVTVYGYGNGFTTFLVSMHYAPPEAGLIAAFGTIGFILSAVMAFLWGEKMERKYWLIASVAVLLVGSVLIAEAGNHLGLSVVGAMLIFFGFNLWVPIAYAWSTEHYPTRARATGFALVDGIGHIGGGLGVMFLLPVVTQLPVLPAFLIISGFLLAGAIIAQFGLHTRGASLDHISP